From a single Vitis vinifera cultivar Pinot Noir 40024 chromosome 18, ASM3070453v1 genomic region:
- the LOC100259499 gene encoding disease resistance protein RPV1 produces MASSSTRRASSSTSSISRTYDVFLSFKGEDTRRNFTDHLYTALVACGIQTFRDNEELEKGGDIASDLSRAIEESRIFIIIFSKNYAYSTWCLNELVKIVECMKQKDIMVLPIFYHVDPSDVRRQRGNFGDALAHHEGDADQQKKQMVQKWRIALTKAADLSGCHVDDQYETEAVNEIINKIVGSLNCQPLNVGKNIVGISVHLENLKSMMNTELNKVNVIGICGTGGIGKTTIAKAIYNEISYQYDGSSFLRNMRERSKGDILQLQKELLHGILKGKGFRISNVDEGVNMIKRCLNSKRVLVIFYDVDDLTQLEYLAEEKDWFDVKSTIIITSRDKQVLAHYGVHISYEVSKFNNKEAIELFSLWAFKQNLPKEAYKNLSYNMIEYADGLPLALKLLGASLFGKKISEWESALYKLKRIPHMEINKVLRISFDGLDDMDKKIFLDVACFFKEKDKYFVSRILGPHAEYGIATLNDKCLITISKNMIDMHDLIQQMGREIIRQECPEDLGRRSRVWDSDAYHVLTRNMGTRAIEGLFLDICKFDPIQFAKESFKQMDRLRLLKIHKGDEYDLISVFGSHPYEKLFYEDCLPRDFEFSSKLTYLHWDGYSLESLPTNFHAKDLVELILRGSNIKQLWRGNKLHNELKVINLNYSVHLTEIPDFSSVPNLEILTLEGCVKLECLPRGIYKWKYLQTLSCRGCSKLKRFPEIKGNMRKLRELDLSGTAIKVLPSSLFEHLKALEILSFRMSSKLNKIPIDICCLSSLEVLDLSHCNIMEGGIPSDICHLSSLKELNLKSNDFRSIPATINQLSRLQVLNLSHCQNLQHIPELPSSLRLLDAHGSNPTSSRASFLPVHSLVNCFNSEIQDLNCSSRNEVWSENSVSTYGSKGICIVLPGSSGVPEWIMDDQGIATELPQNWNQNNEFLGFALCCVYVPLDDESEDVSENESDNRSEDESAHTSENEIDDKSKNDSVAELSEYVFTPSCRLKCSLKICGDNITLVDLPLYESSCFCYDQDNDSVSRQTWVIWYSKAAIQEWYPSDQWPYIVPLFEGFYNTFKKAFKVEECKVRLIYSQDLPPTTQTQDAHADVRRCSECQQEATCRWRGCFKDSDMKELPIIENPSELDGLCLRDCKTLKSLPSSICEFKSLTTLSCSGCSQLESFPEILEDMVVFQKLDLDGTAIKEIPSSIQRLRGLQYLNLAYCENLVNLPESICNLTSLRTLIVVSCPKLNKLPENLGRLQSLEYLYVKDLDSMNCQLPSLSGLCSLITLQLINCGLREIPSGIWHLSSLQHLSLRGNRFSSIPDGINQLYNLIVFDLSHCQMLQHIPELPSSLEYLDAHQCSSLEILSSPSTLLWSSLFKCFKSRIQEFEVNFKVQMFIPGSNGIPGWISHQKNGSKITMRLPRYWYENDDFLGFALCSLHVPLDIEEENRSFKCKLNFNNRAFLLVDDFWSKRNCERCLHGDESNQVWLIYYPKSKIPKKYHSNEYRTLNTSFSEYFGTEPVKVERCGFHFIYAQEDYG; encoded by the exons ATGGCTTCTTCCAGCACCCGTAGAGcctcttcttctacttcttctaTTTCTCGTACTTATGATGTGTTCTTGAGTTTTAAAGGCGAAGACACTCGCAGAAATTTCACCGATCATCTTTATACCGCTTTGGTCGCATGTGGAATTCAAACTTTCAGAGACAATGAAGAATTAGAGAAAGGAGGAGATATTGCATCTGATCTCTCAAGAGCTATAGAAGAATCaaggatttttattattattttctccaAAAATTATGCTTACTCCACATGGTGTTTAAATGAACTTGTAAAAATCGTTGAATGCATGAAGCAAAAGGATATAATGGTTCTACCAATATTCTACCATGTGGATCCATCAGATGTACGAAGGCAAAGGGGAAATTTTGGAGATGCACTTGCCCATCATGAGGGAGATGCTGATCAACAAAAGAAGCAGATGGTACAAAAATGGCGGATTGCCTTAACCAAAGCAGCAGATCTATCTGGATGCCACGTGGATGACCA GTATGAGACTGAGGCTGTCaatgaaattattaataaaattgttgGAAGTTTAAATTGTCAACCCTTAAATGTGGGCAAAAATATAGTTGGAATTAGTGTtcatttagaaaatttgaaatcaatgatGAACACTGAATTGAATAAGGTGAACGTGATTGGGATATGTGGAACTGGTGGGATTGGTAAAACTACGATTGCCAAGGCTATTTATAATGAGATCTCATATCAGTATGATGGTAGTAGCTTTCTTAGAAATATGAGAGAAAGATCCAAAGGTGATATACTTCAATTACAAAAAGAACTTCTTCATGGAATCCTAAAAGGAAAAGGTTTTAGAATAAGCAATGTCGATGAAGGAGTTAATATGATAAAGAGGTGTCTCAATTCTAAAAGAgttcttgttattttttatgatgtaGATGATTTGACACAACTAGAATATTTGGCTGAAGAGAAGGATTGGTTTGATGTAAAAAGTACAATCATCATTACCTCTAGAGACAAACAAGTGCTTGCTCATTATGGAGTGCATATATCATATGAGGTTTCgaaatttaataataaagaaGCAATTGAACTCTTTAGTTTGTGGGCATTCAAACAAAATCTTCCCAAGGAAGCTTATAAAAACCTCTCATACAATATGATAGAGTATGCTGATGGCCTTCCATTAGCACTTAAACTTTTAGGTGCCtctctttttggaaagaaaataagcGAATGGGAAAGTGCATTATATAAGCTAAAAAGGATACCTCACATGGAAATTAACAAGGTACTTAGAATAAGTTTTGATGGACTTGATGATATGGATAAGAAGATTTTTTTGGATGTTGCATGTTTTTTCAAGGAGAAGGacaaatattttgtttcaagAATATTAGGCCCTCATGCCGAGTATGGAATAGCAACTCTAAATGACAAATGTCTCATAACTATTTCAAAAAACATGATAGATATGCATGATTTAATACAACAAATGGGCAGAGAAATTATTCGTCAAGAATGTCCTGAAGATCTTGGAAGAAGGAGTAGAGTATGGGATTCTGATGCATATCATGTGTTGACAAGAAATATG GGGACACGAGCAATCGAAGGACTATTCCTAGATATTTGTAAATTTGATCCAATACAGTTTGCTAAAGAATCTTTCAAACAGATGGATAGACTTAGATTGCTCAAAATCCATAAAGGTGATGAATATGATCTCATATCAGTATTTGGTAGCCACCCTTATGAAAAGCTATTTTATGAAGACTGCCTTCCAAGGGACTTTGAGTTTTCTTCTAAGTTAACTTATCTCCATTGGGATGGATACTCTTTAGAATCATTGCCAACAAATTTTCATGCAAAGGACCTTGTTGAACTCATATTAAGAGGCAGTAATATAAAGCAACTTTGGAGAGGGAACAAg CTCCATAACGAGTTGAAGGTTATCAATCTCAATTATTCAGTGCATCTCACTGAAATCCCGGACTTCTCAAGTGTGCCAAACCTGGAGATTCTAACTCTAGAAG GGTGTGTAAAACTGGAGTGTCTTCCAAGAGGCATTTATAAGTGGAAATACCTTCAAACTTTGTCTTGCCGGGGCTGTTCAAAGCTAAAGAGATTTCCGGAAATCAAGGGCAATATGAGAAAGCTAAGAGAGCTTGATTTAAGTGGAACAGCTATAAAAGTGCTACCATCATCATTGTTTGAACATCTAAAAGCTCTTGAAATTCTCAGTTTTAGAATGAGTTCAAAACTCAACAAAATCCCTATTGATATTTGTTGCCTATCATCATTGGAAGTATTGGATCTAAGTCACTGCAATATAATGGAAGGAGGAATTCCCAGTGATATTTGTCATTTATCATCACTGAAAGAACTAAATCTGAAATCGAATGATTTTAGAAGCATTCCTGCTACCATCAATCAACTTTCTAGGCTGCAAGTCCTTAACTTAAGTCACTGCCAGAATCTTCAACACATTCCAGAGCTTCCATCGAGTCTAAGGCTTTTAGATGCGCATGGTTCAAATCCTACTTCATCAAGAGCCTCATTTTTGCCAGTTCATTCTCTGGTCAATTGCTTCAATTCGGAAATTCAG GATTTGAATTGCAGTAGTCGGAATGAAGTATGGTCCGAGAATAGTGTTTCTACCTACGGCAGCAAGGGAATTTGTATTGTTCTTCCTGGAAGTAGTGGAGTTCCAGAGTGGATAATGGATGATCAGGGTATAGCGACAGAGCTTCCTCAGAATTGGAACCAAAATAATGAGTTTTTGGGATTTGCTTTGTGCTGTGTTTATGTTCCACTTGATGATGAATCTGAGGACGTATCCGAGAATGAATCAGACAATAGATCTGAGGATGAATCTGCTCACACCTCGGAGAATGAAATAGATGATAAATCTAAGAATGATTCTGTGGCTGAATTGTCGGAGTATGTATTTACGCCCTCTTGTCGTCTGAAATGTTCTTTGAAAATCTGTGGTGATAACATTACATTGGTGGATCTTCCCCTATATGAATCTAGTTGTTTTTGCTATGACCAAGATAATGACAGCGTATCACGTCAAACGTGGGTGATTTGGTATTCCAAGGCAGCCATTCAGGAGTGGTATCCCTCTGATCAATGGCCTTACATTGTACCTTTATTTGAGGGCTTTTACAATACTTTTAAGAAAGCCTTTAAAGTGGAGGAGTGTAAAGTCCGCCTTATATACTCCCAAGACCTTCCACCGACGACACAGACTCAGGATGCGCATGCAGATGTTAGAAGGTGCAGTGAATGCCAGCAAGAGGCGACATGCCGATGGCGTGGTTGTTTTAAGGACAGTGACATGAAGGAGCTACCCATTATAGAGAATCCCTCGGAGCTTGATGGTTTATGTTTGCGGGATTGTAAAACCCTCAAGAGTCTGCCAAGCAGTATTTGTGAGTTCAAATCCCTTACAACTCTCTCTTGCTCTGGCTGTTCACAACTAGAGAGCTTTCCTGAAATCCTGGAAGATATGGTAGTCTTTCAAAAGCTTGATTTAGATGGAACTGCCATAAAAGAGATACCCTCATCAATTCAGCGTCTAAGAGGGCTTCAATATTTGAATCTGGCATATTGCGAAAACCTTGTGAATCTTCCGGAAAGTATTTGTAATCTGACATCTTTAAGAACTCTCATTGTCGTTTCCTGTCCAAAACTCAACAAATTGCCAGAGAACTTGGGGAGATTGCAATCTCTAGAATACCTTTATGTTAAAGATTTGGATTCAATGAATTGTCAATTGCCGTCTTTGTCGGGTTTGTGCTCCTTGATAACATTACAACTGATCAACTGCGGTCTAAGGGAAATCCCCAGTGGTATTTGGCACCTATCGTCACTGCAACATTTAAGCCTCAGAGGGAACCGGTTCAGTAGCATACCAGACGGGATCAACCAACTTTATAACTTGATTGTTTTCGACTTGAGTCATTGCCAGATGCTTCAACATATTCCAGAGCTTCCATCAAGTTTAGAATATCTAGATGCCCATCAATGCTCATCACTGGAAATTTTATCAAGTCCCTCAACTCTACTCTGGTCTTCTTTATTCAAATGTTTTAAATCCAGGATTCAG GAGTTCGAAGTTAATTTTAAAGTCCAAATGTTTATTCCTGGAAGTAATGGAATTCCAGGGTGGATAAGCCACCAGAAAAACGGGTccaaaataacaatgagactTCCTCGGTATTGGTACGAAAACGATGACTTCTTGGGCTTTGCTTTGTGCTCTCTTCATGTTCCACTTGATATCGAAGAAGAAAACAGGAGTTTCAAATGTAAATTGAATTTCAACAACCGTGCATTTTTGTTGGTGGATGATTTCTGGTCTAAACGCAATTGTGAACGCTGCCTTCATGGAGATGAATCAAATCAAGTGTGGTTGATATATTATCCAAAGTCAAAAATTCCGAAAAAATACCACTCAAATGAGTATAGAACCTTGAACACTTCATTTAGTGAATACTTTGGTACTGAACCAGTGAAAGTGGAGCGGTGTGGATTCCACTTTATATATGCCCAGGAGGATTATGGATAG